Genomic segment of Yoonia sp. R2331:
TGTGTCTGGGAAAATACGGATCCAGACGCGGCCCTGACGCTTCATGTGGCGGGTCATCGCGCGACGGGCGGCTTCGATCTGACGCGCAGTGATACGCTCAGGCTCGACCGCTTTCAGACCATAGGTGCCAAAGTTCAGGTCAGACCCGCCCTTTGCCTGACCCTTGATCCGGCCTTTGTGCAATTTGCGGTGTTTTGTACGCTTTGGTTGCAGCATTTCATCAGCTCCTTAGCGACGCGGGCCGCGAGGGACGGCGCCCTCTTGCAGCTCTGCATTTTTGCGGTCACGCGCTGCCGGATCGTGTTCCATGATCTCACCTTTGAAGATCCAGACCTTGATCCCGATGATGCCATAAGGCGTCATCGCTTCGTACAGCGCATAGTCGATGTCGGCACGCAGGGTGTGCAGCGGCACACGGCCTTCACGGTACCATTCTGTCCGTGCAATTTCAGCACCGCCCAGACGACCAGCAAGGTTCACCCGGATGCCGAGTGCGCCCATACGCAT
This window contains:
- the rplP gene encoding 50S ribosomal protein L16; protein product: MLQPKRTKHRKLHKGRIKGQAKGGSDLNFGTYGLKAVEPERITARQIEAARRAMTRHMKRQGRVWIRIFPDTPVTSKPVEVRMGKGKGSIDFWACKVKPGRVMFEIDGVNEDIAREALRLAAMKLPIKTRTIVREDW